The nucleotide sequence CCCGTTCCCAGGAGGCTCTCACCTTGTTTCGCACAGTGGACAGCCCGTACGGCGAGAGCCAGGCCCTGCACTGCTTCGGCGACGCCTGCCGCGGTCTCGGACGGTACGTCGAGGCGATTGACTATCTCCAACAGGCACTGCACTTGCGACGGGGGAGCGGCGACCCGGGCGGTGAATCCCAGATCCTCAAAAGCCTCGGGGACACCTACCGGGACCTCGACGAACTCGACAAGGCCGAAGAGCATTACCGGCAGGCGCTCGGGATGTGGCGTGAGGTCGGCGACCGCTGGAGCGAAGCGAGGAGCCTCACGGCGATCGGTGACATAGCGAAGATCCTCGGCAACCTCGACACGGCGGTTGAATGCTGGCGTCAGGCACTTGAGATCTGCGAGGAACTCGGTGCCCCACAGACCGCGGAGATCGACGCCCGGCTGAAACACGCGGCAAACGCATCTTCAGACAAGAGGCAATGAACTGACGAACCGGTCGTGTGGTTCGTCAGTGCGCGAAGTAAGGGGACTCGAACCCCTGACCCCCTCATTGCCAGTGAGGGTCGATCATCGTCCTGACCTGCGGTGATAGAGAATCGCCTAGTGAAATGATGGGCTTGACCGCCGTTGCTTGCAACGGTGTGTTGTTGAGTGCGGTTGTGACAGGGGGTTTGCCCCAGCTGCGTCCCAGCGAAAATTGGTGAGAGGAATGGCCGCGCTCGTCCGGACATCCAGTGCGGCCGACAGACGAGTCATGCCTGGATCCAGGCGAGCAACGTCGGACCCGGCTGAGTCGAGTAGCCGGAGCCCGCAGCCAAGCGGCGTCAGGTGTACGGCCCGCGCGCAGGCTGAGTTGTCGCTGAGCGTGGTCCGCCGGGATGCGCGCCGGCCGCCGCTCGAGGCCATGGCCACTGTCGAGCCTGGGAGCATCGCTCCTTGGGTGGCGGCTCGGCTGCACATCATGAAGAGCCAGGGTTGACAGTTGTAGACTACAACTCAATACTGGTGACATGGCCGCTCGGAACCAACTCGTCGACGCGCTGCACGAGGCGATCATCTTGTTCTCCCGCAACACGCGGGTGCGGGCGAACCAGATGTACGACGGGATGTCCTTCGTCGCGTACTCGGTGCTGTCCTATGTCGGAGGACGTCGGGATGCCACCGCATCGGGCCTGGCTGACTCCTACCACCTGGAGAAGTCCACGGTCAGTCGTCAGCTGTCCGAGTTGGAGGCCGCGGGCCTGCTGCGACGGTCCGCGAACACCGACCAACCCCGCACCAAGCGGTTGGAGTTGACCGCGGAAGGTCGACGTCGATTGCTCGATATTCGCGCTCATCAGCGAAATGGCCTCCAGGAGCGCCTCAGCTCCTGGTCCGATGAGGACGTCACCCGATTCGCTGAGCTCTTCGGTCGTTTCGTCCACGACCTCTGACCTTCGAGCGTTCCATCACCCACGCAAGGGAGCGTTGTCATGCCGCAGCCCGATCTTCGTCGTGCCCTCATTGAGGAGGAGCAGCGGATCGACGCCGAGATGGATCTCGAGGCGCACAATGCCAAGAGCCCCTACAACGTTGCCGGGTACCGGCCGGTGCGCAGGGAGCTGTCGCACTCACCGGTCCGCATCAGCGGCACTCTGCCGGCCGACCTCGACGGCGCGTACCTCCGCAACGGCACCAACACGCAGTTCGACGACTCCAAGGTCCGCCTGCACGCGTTCTCCGGCGCCGGCATGATCCATGAAATCCAGATCCGGGACGGCGCGGCCACCTACTCCAACTTCTACGTTCGCACGCCGCGGTTCGAAGCCGACCGCGCAGCGGGACGCGAGGTCTACGCCGAGTTCTCCGATCTGGTGGCCGGAAGGCCGGGTGCGCAGAGGTTGGAGCTGGTCGAGAAGAAGATCGAAGCCGGCATGGTGCCGCCGCTCGACCCGTTCGAACGCACCCCCGGCTCCACCTCGATCCGCTACCACCACGGCCGGCTCTACTGCCTGCAGGAGACCGGCTACGCGTTCGTGCTCAACACTCAGGTCGATGCCGATGGCCGGCTCGTGCTCGACGGCACCGGCACCCTGGAGACATGGGACGGCGAGTGGGAAGGCCCGTTCTCGGCCCACCCACGAATCGACCCGGACAGCCACGACGTCTACAACATCAGCGTGGAGCGTTCCGGCCGGATCATCGCGGGCCAGATCCATGAGGGTGAGCTCGTCGCCCAGGCCGAGGTACACCATCAGACCTCCGAGACCGGCTCGATGGGCTGGCTGCACGACTTCTTCCTCACGGCCGGTCATCTGGTGTTCCCCGACATCTCGGTCCGAGTTGCGCCCACTGGACTCACCGGCCCCGACGGCAGCCTGTTTCACCACGACGGCGAGTACCGGATGCGCTGGGGAGTGGTTCCCCGCGTCATCGACGAGAACGTGGGCGTCCAGTGGTTCGAGACGGACCACGTCGGCACCATCTGGCACGTCATCAACGGCTGGGAACAGACCGGGGAGGACGGTCACGCCCAGATCGTGCTGCACTCGCCCGTGTTCGCCGGCTATCCGGCCGGCATCCCGATCCACACCCCCGAGGAGCCCCCGGCTCAGGTCAAGACCTGGGTACTGGATCTCGACACCGGCAAGGTCGTCGACGACCGCCTTCTGCTCGACCACGGCTACGAGCGACCCAGCCTGAACCTGGACTACGTCGGCCGTCCCAGCCGCTACTGCTACCTGCTCGACGAGCACGGCGACGGATACATGGGGAAAGGCGTGCTGAAGTACGACCTCATCGACGAGAAGGAAGTCGCTTACCTCGACTACGGCGACATGTATGGCGGCGAGGCTCTGTTCGTTCCGCGTAGCGGCTCGACCGAGGAGGACGACGGATACCTTCTCGACCTGCTCATGGCCGCCGAGAGAGCCGAACTGATCATCATCGACGCTCGGACGATGATCGAGCTCGCTCGCCTGCACCTGCCCCAACGGGTGCCGTTCGGAGTGCACGCCACCTGGCTGACCACCGAAGAGATCGCCCGGCTGGCTTAGGCCGTCCGCGGTCGCCGTGCCGGCGGGCGCGGTGTAGACGGTCAGGTGCAGGCCGGGGTCGGCAGGCAGCTCCATCGACTCGACGTCCAGGTCGAGCCGGCCCACTACCGGCTGGTGCACACGCTTGCGTGCCGGTGGAGCCGAACGTCCTGAGATGCCCACCGCTGCCGATTGCGGCCGGCTTCCATGCGTGCCGGCGCGGCTGCTGCGCTCCATGCGCACGTAGTAGTCGACCGATACCCCTGCTGGTAGAGCTACCTCTTCGCGACGCAGGCCTTTGACCGGCGGTTGCCGCCGTAGGCGGGCAGCCTGGCCCGCTCGGGCGTGATCCGCGCGCGACTTCGCATGGATGCCCGAACCCACGACGAACGGAATGGCTGACCGATGCGTTCAGGGTGACGTTCCCTCATTTGTCCGTAGTGGACGTCCGGGTGTGGTCGGCGACGGTATCGAACGGCACCCCGTCGAGGCAGGGATCGTTCGGGTCGATGGCACGGACGACGCGGCGGCTGATGTCGCGTAGCTGACGCTGTTGGGTGTTGGTGAGGGTGTCGAACACGAGCCGCCGTACTTCGGCGACGTGTCCCGGTGCCGTGGCGACGACTTTGTCCCAGCCGGTGTCGGTCAGGATCGCCAGGGTGAAGCGCCCGTCGGTGGGATCGGGGGCGCGGCGGACCCAGCCGCGTTTCTCCAGCCGGGCGACGACCTGCGACAACCGCGCCAGTGAGCCCTCGGCGAAGGCGGCGAGCACGCTCATCCGCAGCGTGTGCTCGGGTGTCATCGACAGGCCGGCGAGTACCTGGTACTCGAAGTGGCTGATCTGCGCGTCGCGCTGGAGCTGTGCGTCGATGGCCACCGGGAGCCGTGCGAGCATCCCGGTCAGGGTGAGCCAGGTCTGCAGCTGCTCTTCGTCGAGCCAGCGCGGCTCCGCAACATCACTCATGCCCCCGAGGATAACTCGCCTGTGACCAAAGATGACTTGCATCTTTAAGTCATCGCGGCCTAGTGTCACTTAAAGCATTAAGTCATCGAGTGGCCGGAGGGCCTTGTGAACATCGTCTTGTGGATCATCGCCGGTCTGCTCGCCGCCGCTTTCGCCGCTGCTGGTGCGATGAAGCTGACGCAGCCGAAAGAGAAGCTCGCCGCGTCCGGCATGGCCTGGACCGAGGACGTCAGCCCCGGCCTGGTCAAGCTGATCGGCGGCCTGGAGGTCCTCGCCGCGATCGGCCTGATCCTGCCCGCCGTGCTCGACATCGCCCCCGTCCTGGTGCCGTTCGCCGCACTCGGCCTCGTCCTGATCATGATCGGCGCGATCGTGACCCACGCCCGTCGCAAGGAGACCCAGGCCATCGGCATCAACGTGGTCCTGCTGCTGCTCGCCGCCGTCGTCGTCTGGGGCCGGTTCGGCCCGTACTCCTTCGGCTCCTGAGCTGACATGTCACATCCGGCCATCCCGTAACGCCACATTCAAGGAGCACCTCATGCGCGCAATTCACGTCCCGGCCGCCGGCGAGCAGCCGCAGGTCGGTGACCTGCCCGTCCCCGCTGTTGCCGACGGCTCCGTGCTGATCCGGGTCAAGGCCGCTGCGCTGAACCCGGTCGACAACGCCATCGCCGCCGGCTACCTCGCCGGCATGCTGCCGCACGAGTACCCGCTGGTGCTCGGCCGTGACGCCGCCGGTGTCGTGGAGGCCGTCGGCGCCGGTGTCGAGCACGTCAAGCCGGGCGACGAGGTGTTCGGCCACGTGCTGCTCGCACCGCCGGTGCAGGCCGGCACCCTCGCCGAGTACGCCGTCCTGCCCGCTGCCGCGGTCGCGATCAAGCCCGCCGCCCTCTCGTTCGTCGAGGCTGCCGCGCTGCCGCTGGCCGCCGCGGCCGCCGTGCAGGCTGTCGACGCCATCGAGGCGAAGCCCGGGCAGACCGTTCTGGTCAACGGCGCGTCCGGCGGCGTCGGCTCCTACGCCGTGCAGTTGCTGGCCGCCGGCGGGGTCACCGTCATCGCCACCGGCAGCGACACCGGCCGGCTCACCGGTCTCGGCGCGACCACGGTGGTGGACCGGGCGGCCGGACCGATCGCCGAGCAGGTTCTCGCCGCCTACCCCGGCGGCGTCGACGCCGTGGTCAACCTGTTCGGGCACAGCGCCGATGACATCCCGCTCGCCGCCGTGCGCCGCGGCGGCAAGGTATCCGCCCTCACCCAGGTGCCCGAGGCCGACGCCGGTACCGCCGCGGGCGTCACCGTGACCCCGATCATGGCCGCGGCCGTCCGGGAAGTCACCGGACCGCTCGCCGAGCAGGCCGCCGCCGGCACCCTCAAGGTCGACGTCGGCTCGGTCATCACCCTCGACCAGGCCCTCGACGGGCTCGCCACCATCGCCGCCGGACACGCCAAGGGTAAGACCGTCGTCACTCTCGACAACTGATCACCAGCGCAAGACGGGTAGGGCTCCTCGCCCGCTGAGCCCTACCCGTCTCCCCGTCGCCAATCCCGCCCGCACGACTTGCCGAAGGATTCTTCATGACCACCAGCGCTCCCGCCACCAAAGCCGCCTGGAGTTCCACCCTCGCCGCCGCGGGAATCGGTGCCGTGGGCGGGTTGCTCGTCAACGCCGCCATCGCCTGGGCCGGTCAAGCCCTGCTCGGTGCCCCGGACGAGTTCCGGCAACTCACCCTGCCCGTCTACGGTCCGCTCACGATCATCGGCGCGCTGGCCGGCGCGATCGGCTGGCGCCTGATCGTCAACCGCAGCCGCAACGCCGCCCGCCTGCTGACCTGGCTCGTGCCCGCCGTCGTGGCGCTGTCCCTGATCCCCGACCTGATGCTGCTGTCCTCGAAGTCGCAGCCCGGCACCACCGTCGGCGGCGTCGTCGCTCTCATGCTCATGCACCTGGGGGTCGCCGCGGTGGCCGTTCCCGCCTACCGGCGGTTCATGCCGCCTCGCTCCTGACCGCAGCTCCTTCTCTCACCCCGAGGCGTGACCATGACGAACCGCAGCGTCCACGACCTGCTCAACCTGGCCAACCCGGCCGGTGCCTACGACGCGCTGCTGACCCGGGTGCTGCCGCAAGCGCGTGTCCAGCGCCGTTGGGAACCATCCGACGGGCCGCTGCCGTCGCTGTTCGTCAGCCACGGCGCCCCGCCCACCCTCGACGACCCGCAATGGCTCGACGACCTGTTCACCTGGGGACAGGCAATGCCCAAGCCCCGCGGGATCGTCATCGTCTCCGCCCACTGGGAGAACGCCCCCGCCGCGCTGTCCGGCTCGGCCGCCGGCACACCACTCTTCTACGACTTCGGCGGCTTCCACCCCCGCTACTACACCCTGCAGTACGCCACCCCGGACGCCACCGACCTAGCCCGCCGCATCGCCAGCACCATGTCCTCCACCGGACCTGTGCACCAGTTCACCGACCGCGGCCTCGACCATGGCGCCTTCATCCCGCTCATGGCGATGTACCCGGCCGCCGACGTGCCGGTCGTGCAACTGTCCATGCCCAGCCTCGACCCCCAAGCCCTGCTCAGACTGGGCCAGCGGCTGCGCCGGCTGCGCGAGGAAGGCATCCTCGTCATCGGCTCCGGGTTCATGACCCACAACTTCGCCGTCATGCGCAAACCCGCCCTCGTCGACTACACCATCGCCTTCGACACCTGGGCCGCCGACGCCATCAGCCGCGGCGACGTCGACACCCTCACCGACTACCGCGCCAAGGCACCCGGCGCCGACATCGCTCACCCCACCGCCGACCATTACGTACCGCTGCTGCTCACCCTCGGCGCCGCGACCGACCTGAGCACCGCGACCTCAGCCATCGAACGCATCCACTACGGCAACTCCATCCGCTCGATTCAGCTCGACTGACTCCGTGCGAAGCCTCAGCTCGCCCAGCGTGCCGGCGGGTAACCGCTTGCCGGTGCGCCGGCCGCTGACGGATTCTCCGGCCCGAACGTGGCGGCTGCCATGGCTCGCGCCGCTTCCTGGCCGTCGTTTCCGGGAGTCAGCGCGGTAGCGGGTCGCCGAGCGCCGTGACGGCACGGGACGGGCTGGGGCGGCCGAGTTTTGCGGCGAGCCAGATGCTGGTGTCGACCATCTTCTGCAGGTCGATACCCGTCTCGATGCCGAGGCCGTGCAGGTGCCACAGGAGGTCTTCGGTGGCGAGGTTCCCGGTGGCGCTGCCCGCGTAGGGGCAGCCGCCCAGGCCGCCGGCGCTGGCGTCGATCGTCGTGACGCCGTGGCCGAGCGCGGTGAAGGTGTTGGCCAGGGCTTGGCCGTAGGTGTCGTGGAAGTGCACGGCGATCGCGTCGACCGGGATTCCCGCAGCGGCCAAGGCGTCGAGCACGGCGACGACGCGGCCGGGTGTCGCGACCCCGATGGTGTCGCCCAGGCTGAGTTGGGTGCAACCGAGCGCCATCATCCTCGTGGCGACCTCGACCACGCGCTCGACAGGTACCTCGCCCTCCCACGGGTCGCCGAAGCACATGGACAGGTAGCCACGCACTCCAAGGCCCGCTTCGCGGGCGCGGGCAACGACCGGCGTGAACATCGCCAGGGATTCGTCGACCGTGCGGTTGAGGTTCCGCCTGGCGAACGTTTCGGTGACGCTGCCGAACACTGCGATGTCGCGCACGCCGGCCGCGAGCGCGCGCTCCAGGCCGCGCTCGTTGGGTACCAGGACGGGGTACCGCACTCCTGGTGCGAGGGTGATCGCGTCGAGGAGCTCTTCGGCATCGGCCAGCTGGGGAATCCACTTCGCGGGCACGAAGCTGGTCGTCTCGATGAGAGTGTGCCCGGCGTCGACCAATCGCGCGACGAATTCGGCCTTGACCTCGACCGGCAGCACGGCCTGCTCGTTCTGCAGCCCGTCCCGGGGGCCGACCTCGCAGATCGTCACCCGGGACGGCAGCCCGTGCAGCGGCGTTGTTCCGTAGTCCATGTCAGGCGTTCCTGATCGCGGCGGCTTCGCCGAGGTCGAGGATCCGGACGGACTTCTCCCGCATCTCGATCTTGCGGACCTTGCCGGTGACGGTCATCGGGAACTCGTCGACGACCAGGACGTAGCGCGGGATTTTGTAGTGCGCGAGCTTGCCGGTGGCGAAGGCCCGCAGGGTTTCGGCGGTCACCTCGGCCGCGTGATCGCGGAGCTTGACCCAGGCGCAGAGCTCCTCGCCGTACTTGACGTCGGGTACGCCGATGACCTGGGCGTCGACGATGTCGGGGTGAGTGTAAAGGAATTCTTCGATCTCGCGGGGGTAGATGTTTTCCCCGCCGCGGATGACCATGTCCTTGATCCGGCCGGTGATGTTGACGTAGCCGTCGGCGTCCATCACCGCGAGGTCGCCGGTGTGCATCCACCGGGCGGCGTCGATCGCCTCGGCGGTCTTCCCGGGGTCGTTCCAGTAGCCCAGCATGACCGAGTAGCCGCGGGTGCACAGTTCGCCCGCTTCGCCGCGGGGCACGGTCAGGCCGGTGGCCGGGTCGACCAGTTTGATCTCCAGGTGCGGGTGGACCCGCCCGACGGTCGAGACGCGCAGGTCGAGGGAGTCGTCCATGCGCGTCTGGGTCGAGACGGGGCTGGTTTCGGTCATGCCGTAGCAGATGGTGACTTGTTCCATGCCCATCCGGGACACGACCTGCTTCATCACCTCGACCGGGCACGGCGATCCGGCCATGATCCCGGTGCGCAGGCTGGAGAGGTCGTAGGCGGCGAATTTCGGGTGGTTGAGTTCGGCGATGAACAACATGGTCGGTACCCCGTAGAGCGAGGTGCACCGTTCTCGCTGCACCGCTTCGAGGGTCGCTTCGGGGTCGAAGCCCTGGGCGGGGATGACCATGGTGGCACCGTGGGAGGTGCAGGCCAGGTTGCCCATCACCATGCCGAAGCAGTGGTAGAACGGCACCGGGATGCAGACCCGGTCCGCCGGTGTGTAGCCGCAGAGTGCGCCGACGAAGTAGCCGTTGTTGAGGATGTTGTGGTGCGACAGGGTCGCGCCCTTGGGGAAGCCCGTCGTCCCCGAGGTGTACTGGATGTTGATCGGGTCATCGGGTGACAGCGCGGCCTGCGCCGCCGCCAGCCGGGCCGCGTCGCCGCACCGGCCGGCCGCGAGCAGTTCGTCCCATGCTCCCGACCCGATCAGCACCACCGAACGAAGCTCGGGACAGTTCCCGCGGACCTCTTCGATCATCCCGGCGTAGTCCGAGGTCTTGAACGCCCGTGCCGACACCAATACCGAGATCCCGGCCTGCTTCAGCACGTATTCGAGTTCGTGCGTGCGATAGCTCGGGTTGATGTTCACGAGGATGGCGCCGATCTTGGCTGTCGCGTATTGCAGCAGCGTCCATTCGGCCATGTTCGGTGCCCAGATTCCGACGCGGTCGCCCTTCACCACGCCGGTTTTCAGCAGACCCAGGGCGAGAGCGTCGACGTCGTCGCGCAGCTGCGCGTAGGTCCATCGTCGGTCCGTCGGGACCTCGACCAGCGCCTCCCGGTCCGGGTCCGCGGCGACGGTGCGGTCGAAATCGTCCCCGATGGTGTCGCCCAGCAAGGGCACCTCGGAGGGGCCGGAGGCGTAACTGCCGTTCACGCTCGACCTTCCGCCGGAGCGGGGACCACGGGGAGCACGACGCGGGAAAGCCGGGACGCGTCGTGGGCGATCACCTGCCGGGCCGGGCGCGACTGCGTGCCCAGGGGTTCGCCGGTGTTGAGGTTGCGGTCCCACCGGGGGAAGTTGCTGGAGGTGACGTGGACCCGGATGCGGTGCCCCGCGCGGAACACGTAGCTGGTGGACCACAGGTCGACGACCTGTTCGGTGAACTCGCCCGGCGTCGCCACCGCGCGGACGATGCCGTCGACGACGTTCCGGGAGACGCCGCGGGTGTCGACGTCGCAGAGCCGGACGACCCAGTCGGTCGTCGGCGCGTCGGTCGCCGCGGTGAGGTGGGCTCGGACGCGGCCGGTGACCTCGAGGTCGTCGGCGAGCGGGTCAGTCGTGTAGAGCAAGACGTCGGGCCGGGCTTCGATCTTGGCTTGGTCCAGGGGGCCGGGCGGGAACTCGTTGGACATCAGCAGGGCGCCGCCGGTGGTCGGCACCGGGTCGGCGGAGTCGTAGGTGAAGGCGCCGGTTTCTTCTTCGGTTTCCGGGGCGTCGAAGGCGAGCCGGTTGCCGGCGCGCAGGAACAGGTCGGTGTCGACGGCGCGGGCGAGGGGCCACTCCTGCTCCTCGCGCCACTGGTTGGTGCCCATGACGAACAGCAGGACCGGCGGCAGCTCGGGCTGCGAAGGTTCGTCGCCGGGGGAGAGCCACCGGCGGAGCCAGCCGAGTTCGAGGTCGGCGAATCGGCCGCGGAAGCCGAGGAGTTCGGTGCTGGCGGCCATCCCGAAGTTGACGTCGCCCAGGTATCCCATGGTGCCGGTGTGCGACCACGGGCCCATGATCAGGTTCGCGGGGCGGCCGGCCGCGCGCATCGCGGTGAAGTTGTCGAGGGTGCCCTGGCTGAAGATGTCGTACCAGCCGCCGGTGTGCAGGCTCGGCAGGTCGATCTCTGCCTGCCGGCCGGCGACGCGGCAGGAGTCGCTCCACTCCGGTTCCC is from Amycolatopsis mediterranei and encodes:
- a CDS encoding MarR family winged helix-turn-helix transcriptional regulator, which translates into the protein MAARNQLVDALHEAIILFSRNTRVRANQMYDGMSFVAYSVLSYVGGRRDATASGLADSYHLEKSTVSRQLSELEAAGLLRRSANTDQPRTKRLELTAEGRRRLLDIRAHQRNGLQERLSSWSDEDVTRFAELFGRFVHDL
- a CDS encoding NADP-dependent oxidoreductase: MRAIHVPAAGEQPQVGDLPVPAVADGSVLIRVKAAALNPVDNAIAAGYLAGMLPHEYPLVLGRDAAGVVEAVGAGVEHVKPGDEVFGHVLLAPPVQAGTLAEYAVLPAAAVAIKPAALSFVEAAALPLAAAAAVQAVDAIEAKPGQTVLVNGASGGVGSYAVQLLAAGGVTVIATGSDTGRLTGLGATTVVDRAAGPIAEQVLAAYPGGVDAVVNLFGHSADDIPLAAVRRGGKVSALTQVPEADAGTAAGVTVTPIMAAAVREVTGPLAEQAAAGTLKVDVGSVITLDQALDGLATIAAGHAKGKTVVTLDN
- a CDS encoding carotenoid oxygenase family protein; this encodes MPQPDLRRALIEEEQRIDAEMDLEAHNAKSPYNVAGYRPVRRELSHSPVRISGTLPADLDGAYLRNGTNTQFDDSKVRLHAFSGAGMIHEIQIRDGAATYSNFYVRTPRFEADRAAGREVYAEFSDLVAGRPGAQRLELVEKKIEAGMVPPLDPFERTPGSTSIRYHHGRLYCLQETGYAFVLNTQVDADGRLVLDGTGTLETWDGEWEGPFSAHPRIDPDSHDVYNISVERSGRIIAGQIHEGELVAQAEVHHQTSETGSMGWLHDFFLTAGHLVFPDISVRVAPTGLTGPDGSLFHHDGEYRMRWGVVPRVIDENVGVQWFETDHVGTIWHVINGWEQTGEDGHAQIVLHSPVFAGYPAGIPIHTPEEPPAQVKTWVLDLDTGKVVDDRLLLDHGYERPSLNLDYVGRPSRYCYLLDEHGDGYMGKGVLKYDLIDEKEVAYLDYGDMYGGEALFVPRSGSTEEDDGYLLDLLMAAERAELIIIDARTMIELARLHLPQRVPFGVHATWLTTEEIARLA
- a CDS encoding hydroxymethylglutaryl-CoA lyase, with the protein product MDYGTTPLHGLPSRVTICEVGPRDGLQNEQAVLPVEVKAEFVARLVDAGHTLIETTSFVPAKWIPQLADAEELLDAITLAPGVRYPVLVPNERGLERALAAGVRDIAVFGSVTETFARRNLNRTVDESLAMFTPVVARAREAGLGVRGYLSMCFGDPWEGEVPVERVVEVATRMMALGCTQLSLGDTIGVATPGRVVAVLDALAAAGIPVDAIAVHFHDTYGQALANTFTALGHGVTTIDASAGGLGGCPYAGSATGNLATEDLLWHLHGLGIETGIDLQKMVDTSIWLAAKLGRPSPSRAVTALGDPLPR
- a CDS encoding dioxygenase, which produces MTNRSVHDLLNLANPAGAYDALLTRVLPQARVQRRWEPSDGPLPSLFVSHGAPPTLDDPQWLDDLFTWGQAMPKPRGIVIVSAHWENAPAALSGSAAGTPLFYDFGGFHPRYYTLQYATPDATDLARRIASTMSSTGPVHQFTDRGLDHGAFIPLMAMYPAADVPVVQLSMPSLDPQALLRLGQRLRRLREEGILVIGSGFMTHNFAVMRKPALVDYTIAFDTWAADAISRGDVDTLTDYRAKAPGADIAHPTADHYVPLLLTLGAATDLSTATSAIERIHYGNSIRSIQLD
- a CDS encoding AMP-binding protein; the encoded protein is MNGSYASGPSEVPLLGDTIGDDFDRTVAADPDREALVEVPTDRRWTYAQLRDDVDALALGLLKTGVVKGDRVGIWAPNMAEWTLLQYATAKIGAILVNINPSYRTHELEYVLKQAGISVLVSARAFKTSDYAGMIEEVRGNCPELRSVVLIGSGAWDELLAAGRCGDAARLAAAQAALSPDDPINIQYTSGTTGFPKGATLSHHNILNNGYFVGALCGYTPADRVCIPVPFYHCFGMVMGNLACTSHGATMVIPAQGFDPEATLEAVQRERCTSLYGVPTMLFIAELNHPKFAAYDLSSLRTGIMAGSPCPVEVMKQVVSRMGMEQVTICYGMTETSPVSTQTRMDDSLDLRVSTVGRVHPHLEIKLVDPATGLTVPRGEAGELCTRGYSVMLGYWNDPGKTAEAIDAARWMHTGDLAVMDADGYVNITGRIKDMVIRGGENIYPREIEEFLYTHPDIVDAQVIGVPDVKYGEELCAWVKLRDHAAEVTAETLRAFATGKLAHYKIPRYVLVVDEFPMTVTGKVRKIEMREKSVRILDLGEAAAIRNA
- a CDS encoding DUF6069 family protein — its product is MTTSAPATKAAWSSTLAAAGIGAVGGLLVNAAIAWAGQALLGAPDEFRQLTLPVYGPLTIIGALAGAIGWRLIVNRSRNAARLLTWLVPAVVALSLIPDLMLLSSKSQPGTTVGGVVALMLMHLGVAAVAVPAYRRFMPPRS
- a CDS encoding MarR family winged helix-turn-helix transcriptional regulator, which encodes MSDVAEPRWLDEEQLQTWLTLTGMLARLPVAIDAQLQRDAQISHFEYQVLAGLSMTPEHTLRMSVLAAFAEGSLARLSQVVARLEKRGWVRRAPDPTDGRFTLAILTDTGWDKVVATAPGHVAEVRRLVFDTLTNTQQRQLRDISRRVVRAIDPNDPCLDGVPFDTVADHTRTSTTDK
- a CDS encoding CocE/NonD family hydrolase; amino-acid sequence: MTIEHDVPATMRDGVVLRADVYRPTADGPWPVLLARLPYGKNQPMLAGLMDPVGRARRGFLVVVQDTRGRYASDGEWEPWTYEMDDGYDTVRWAAALPGSNGSVGMFGPSYLGNTQWMAALAKPPELKAISPMVTWSEPDDGLFARGGAQELGITVPWSLMQGVDTLLRRYAGDPMAQGQALMALVGDTDAVAHTTYWELPAGHHPVFERHGIPELGFERSRREPEWSDSCRVAGRQAEIDLPSLHTGGWYDIFSQGTLDNFTAMRAAGRPANLIMGPWSHTGTMGYLGDVNFGMAASTELLGFRGRFADLELGWLRRWLSPGDEPSQPELPPVLLFVMGTNQWREEQEWPLARAVDTDLFLRAGNRLAFDAPETEEETGAFTYDSADPVPTTGGALLMSNEFPPGPLDQAKIEARPDVLLYTTDPLADDLEVTGRVRAHLTAATDAPTTDWVVRLCDVDTRGVSRNVVDGIVRAVATPGEFTEQVVDLWSTSYVFRAGHRIRVHVTSSNFPRWDRNLNTGEPLGTQSRPARQVIAHDASRLSRVVLPVVPAPAEGRA
- a CDS encoding DoxX family protein; protein product: MNIVLWIIAGLLAAAFAAAGAMKLTQPKEKLAASGMAWTEDVSPGLVKLIGGLEVLAAIGLILPAVLDIAPVLVPFAALGLVLIMIGAIVTHARRKETQAIGINVVLLLLAAVVVWGRFGPYSFGS